From Novosphingobium decolorationis, one genomic window encodes:
- the mdh gene encoding malate dehydrogenase, with protein MARKKIALIGAGNIGGTLAHLAAQKELGDVVLFDIAEGIPQGKALDLSQCGPVEGFDAQITGTNDYADIAGADVIIVTAGVPRKPGMSRDDLLGINLKVMKAVGEGIKEHAPEAFVICITNPLDAMVWALREFSGLPHNKVVGMAGVLDSARFSTFLAWEFGVSVRDVTSFVLGGHGDTMVPVVDYSTVKGIPVPDLIKMGKTTQERIDAIVKRTAGGGGEVVSLLKTGSAFYAPAASAISMAESYLLDQKRVLPCAAFLEGQYGVDGMYVGVPVKIGAEGVEEVIEIALDDTAKAGLQVSIDAVKELVAACKGIDETLA; from the coding sequence ATGGCACGTAAGAAGATTGCCCTCATCGGCGCCGGCAACATCGGCGGCACCCTCGCGCACCTCGCGGCGCAGAAGGAACTGGGCGACGTCGTCCTGTTCGACATCGCCGAAGGCATTCCGCAGGGCAAGGCACTCGACCTGTCGCAGTGCGGTCCGGTTGAGGGCTTCGACGCCCAGATCACCGGCACCAACGACTACGCCGACATCGCAGGCGCCGACGTCATCATCGTCACCGCCGGCGTGCCCCGCAAGCCGGGCATGAGCCGCGACGACCTGCTCGGCATCAACCTCAAGGTCATGAAGGCCGTGGGCGAAGGCATCAAGGAGCACGCTCCCGAAGCATTCGTGATCTGCATCACCAACCCGCTCGACGCGATGGTCTGGGCGCTGCGCGAATTCTCAGGGCTCCCGCACAACAAGGTCGTCGGCATGGCCGGCGTTCTCGACTCGGCCCGCTTCTCGACCTTCCTCGCCTGGGAGTTCGGTGTCTCGGTCCGCGACGTCACCTCGTTCGTGCTCGGCGGCCACGGCGACACGATGGTCCCGGTTGTCGACTACTCGACCGTCAAGGGCATCCCCGTTCCCGACCTCATCAAGATGGGCAAGACCACCCAGGAGCGCATCGACGCCATCGTCAAGCGCACCGCGGGCGGCGGCGGCGAGGTTGTCTCGCTGCTGAAGACCGGCTCGGCCTTCTACGCTCCGGCCGCCTCGGCGATCTCGATGGCCGAGAGCTACCTGCTCGACCAGAAGCGCGTCCTGCCCTGCGCCGCCTTCCTCGAAGGCCAGTACGGCGTTGACGGCATGTACGTCGGCGTTCCCGTCAAGATCGGCGCCGAAGGCGTCGAGGAAGTCATCGAGATCGCTCTCGACGACACCGCCAAGGCAGGCCTGCAGGTCTCGATCGACGCGGTCAAGGAACTGGTCGCGGCCTGCAAGGGCATCGACGAAACGCTCGCCTGA
- the lpdA gene encoding dihydrolipoyl dehydrogenase: MAEYDYDLLVIGAGPGGYVAAIRGAQLGLKTACAEGRETLGGTCLNVGCIPSKALLHASEYFDAAANGAMASMGIKVTPELDLDTMQGQRKDAVKGLTGGIEFLFKKNKVDWLKGYAQFKDAHTVEVNGETKTAKNIVIATGSSVTPLPGVEVDNAGGVVVDSTGALELGKVPGKMVVIGGGVIGLELGSVWRRLGAEVTVVEYLDQLLPGMDGDVRKEAGKIFKKQGMTLKLKTKVTGVEVKDGAAKVTVEPAAGGDAEVLDADVVLVAIGRKPNTDGLGLDKIGLELNQRGQIETDHDFGTKVEGVWAIGDVIPGPMLAHKAEDEGIAVAENIAGLTGIVNHDVIPSVVYTQPEIAGVGLTEEAAKEKGKVKTSKFPMMANSRAKTNHEPDGFVKVIADAETDRVLGVWCIASVAGTMIAQVAQAMEFGATSEDIAYTCHAHPTHSEAIKEAAMGIQGKPIHT; the protein is encoded by the coding sequence ATGGCTGAATACGATTACGACCTGCTTGTCATCGGTGCGGGCCCGGGCGGCTACGTCGCGGCAATCCGCGGCGCGCAGCTGGGTCTCAAGACCGCGTGCGCCGAAGGCCGCGAGACGCTGGGCGGCACCTGCCTCAACGTGGGCTGCATCCCCTCCAAGGCGCTTCTGCACGCCTCGGAATACTTCGACGCGGCTGCCAACGGCGCGATGGCCAGCATGGGCATCAAGGTCACGCCCGAGCTTGACCTCGATACGATGCAGGGCCAGCGCAAGGACGCGGTCAAGGGCCTGACCGGCGGCATCGAGTTCCTCTTCAAGAAGAACAAGGTCGACTGGCTCAAGGGCTATGCGCAGTTCAAGGACGCGCACACCGTCGAAGTGAACGGCGAGACCAAGACCGCCAAGAACATCGTCATCGCCACCGGTTCGTCGGTCACGCCGCTTCCCGGCGTTGAAGTCGACAACGCGGGCGGCGTGGTCGTCGACAGCACCGGCGCGCTTGAACTGGGCAAGGTCCCGGGCAAGATGGTCGTCATCGGCGGCGGCGTGATCGGTCTGGAACTCGGTTCGGTCTGGCGTCGTCTCGGCGCCGAAGTCACCGTGGTCGAATACCTCGACCAGCTCCTGCCCGGCATGGACGGGGACGTGCGCAAGGAAGCCGGCAAGATCTTCAAGAAGCAGGGCATGACCCTCAAGCTGAAGACCAAGGTCACCGGCGTCGAGGTCAAGGACGGCGCGGCCAAGGTCACCGTCGAACCGGCCGCTGGCGGCGATGCCGAAGTGCTCGACGCCGACGTCGTGCTCGTCGCAATCGGCCGCAAGCCCAACACCGATGGCCTCGGCCTCGACAAGATCGGCCTGGAACTGAACCAGCGCGGCCAGATCGAGACCGACCACGACTTCGGCACCAAGGTCGAAGGCGTGTGGGCGATCGGCGACGTGATCCCGGGTCCGATGCTCGCGCACAAGGCCGAGGACGAGGGCATTGCCGTTGCGGAGAACATTGCCGGCCTTACCGGCATAGTGAACCACGACGTCATCCCGAGCGTCGTCTACACCCAGCCCGAAATCGCGGGCGTGGGCCTCACCGAGGAAGCCGCCAAGGAAAAGGGCAAGGTCAAGACCTCCAAGTTCCCGATGATGGCCAACTCGCGCGCCAAGACCAACCACGAGCCCGACGGCTTCGTGAAGGTCATCGCGGACGCGGAAACCGACCGCGTGCTCGGCGTGTGGTGCATTGCCTCGGTCGCGGGCACCATGATCGCGCAGGTTGCGCAGGCCATGGAATTCGGCGCCACGTCGGAAGACATCGCCTACACCTGCCACGCACATCCGACCCACTCGGAAGCGATCAAGGAAGCCGCGATGGGCATCCAGGGCAAGCCGATCCACACCTGA
- the sucD gene encoding succinate--CoA ligase subunit alpha, producing MSILVDKNTKVITQGMTGKTGSFHTQAALDYGTQMVAGVTPGKGGTDHLGLPQFDTVAEAKAVTGANASCVYVPPSGCADAILEAIDAEIELIVAITEGVPVLDMVRVKRALSGSKSRLIGPNCPGLLTPGECKIGIMPANIFSKGSVGVVSRSGTLTYEAVFQTTNAGLGQTTAVGIGGDPVNGTNFIDVLELFLADDETKSIIMIGEIGGSAEEEAAQFLKDEAKRGRKKPMAGFIAGRTAPPGRRMGHAGAIVSGGQGGAEDKIAAMEEAGIRVAASPSLLGETLVEAIKEVA from the coding sequence ATGTCCATTCTCGTCGACAAGAATACCAAGGTCATCACGCAGGGTATGACCGGCAAGACCGGCAGCTTCCATACCCAGGCCGCGCTTGACTATGGCACCCAGATGGTTGCCGGCGTGACCCCCGGCAAGGGCGGTACCGATCACCTGGGCCTGCCCCAGTTCGATACCGTGGCCGAGGCCAAGGCCGTCACCGGCGCCAACGCCTCGTGCGTCTATGTTCCGCCCTCGGGCTGCGCGGACGCCATCCTCGAAGCCATCGATGCCGAGATCGAACTGATCGTCGCCATCACCGAGGGTGTTCCCGTGCTCGACATGGTTCGCGTGAAGCGCGCCCTTTCGGGTTCGAAGTCGCGCCTCATCGGCCCCAACTGCCCTGGCCTGCTCACCCCCGGTGAGTGCAAGATCGGCATCATGCCCGCCAACATCTTCTCGAAGGGTTCGGTCGGCGTGGTCTCGCGCTCGGGCACGCTGACCTACGAAGCCGTGTTCCAGACCACCAACGCGGGCCTTGGCCAGACCACGGCCGTCGGCATCGGCGGTGACCCGGTCAACGGCACCAACTTCATCGACGTCCTCGAGCTCTTCCTCGCCGACGACGAGACCAAGTCGATCATCATGATCGGCGAAATCGGCGGCTCGGCCGAAGAGGAAGCTGCACAGTTCCTCAAGGACGAAGCCAAGCGTGGCCGCAAGAAGCCGATGGCCGGCTTCATCGCGGGCCGTACGGCGCCTCCGGGCCGCCGCATGGGCCACGCAGGCGCGATTGTCTCGGGCGGCCAGGGCGGCGCCGAAGACAAGATCGCGGCGATGGAAGAAGCCGGCATCCGCGTGGCCGCCAGCCCCTCGCTTCTGGGCGAGACGCTGGTCGAAGCCATCAAGGAAGTGGCCTGA
- a CDS encoding 2-oxoglutarate dehydrogenase E1 component has product MGDESFEFTPDTGLDGPQQGPSWQRKNWPLVGAEFEDDLTQGLDPSALRMAVEKAAGKGGAKVDQKSIDQAAADSIRAMMLIRTYRVRGHMAANLDPLGLAKRELPKDLTPEYHGFEGAALDRPVFVGGNLGLEWTTVRELVQILRANYCGNVGLEYMHIADVEERRFLQDRFEGPDKEIEFTPEGKKAILQAVVRGEQYEKFLGKKYVGTKRFGLDGGESMIPALEAVIKYGGQLGVKEIVYGMAHRGRLNVLANVMAKPYKVIFHEFSGGTANPEDVGGSGDVKYHLGTSADRDFDGIKVHMSLMPNPSHLETVNPVVLGKVRSYQVSHDDIGDDVGPGAKHKTVLPVLIHGDAAFAGQGVVWECFGLSGVKGYNTGGCIHFVINNQIGFTTSPAFARNSPYPSDVAKGVQAPILHVNGDDPAAVTFACKLAIDYRQTFGRDIVIDMWCYRRFGHNEGDEPGFTQPLMYAQIKKHPGVAKIYSDRLKAEGVIDDAFLAETEAAFNAHLEDEFEAAKTYKSNHADWFSGRWSGFHKPADAETARRNVQTGIDTKLFDSLGRTLTTVPEDLTVHKTLSRVLKAKEEMFAAGEGFDWATAEALAFGSLVTEGYGVRLSGQDCERGTFSQRHAVWVDQKDERKYTPIKTLPHGTFEVLNSTLSEYGVLGFEYGYASADPKTLVLWEAQFGDFANGAQIIIDQYVASSESKWLRANGLVMLLPHGYEGQGPEHSSARLERYLQLCANDNIQVCNITTPANYFHVLRRQMHRPFRKPLIIMTPKSLLRHAAAKSKAEDFTGDGHFYRILSDPKAPEDKATKKVILCSGKVYYDLVEARDENEIDDTQIIRLEQLYPFPGEPLALRLSRMTNLEEICWCQEEPKNNGAWFFVESEIEAAAKEAGVSNPRPRYAGRNASASPATGLAKRHVAEQSALVADALHLSVRSELRRKQKA; this is encoded by the coding sequence ATGGGCGACGAAAGTTTCGAGTTCACCCCCGATACGGGCCTTGACGGCCCCCAGCAGGGACCCAGCTGGCAGCGCAAGAACTGGCCCCTCGTCGGCGCCGAGTTCGAAGACGACCTGACCCAGGGCCTCGATCCTTCCGCTCTGCGCATGGCTGTCGAGAAGGCCGCCGGCAAGGGCGGCGCGAAGGTCGACCAGAAGAGCATCGACCAGGCGGCTGCGGACTCGATCCGCGCCATGATGCTCATCCGCACCTACCGCGTGCGTGGCCACATGGCCGCCAACCTCGACCCCCTCGGCCTTGCCAAGCGCGAGCTGCCCAAGGACCTCACGCCCGAGTACCACGGCTTTGAAGGCGCCGCGCTGGACCGTCCGGTCTTCGTGGGCGGCAACCTCGGCCTTGAATGGACGACCGTGCGCGAGCTGGTGCAGATCCTGCGCGCCAACTACTGCGGCAACGTCGGCCTCGAGTACATGCACATCGCCGACGTCGAGGAGCGCCGCTTCCTCCAGGACCGTTTCGAAGGTCCCGACAAGGAAATCGAGTTCACCCCCGAAGGCAAGAAGGCAATCCTTCAGGCCGTCGTGCGCGGCGAACAGTACGAGAAGTTCCTCGGCAAGAAGTACGTCGGCACGAAGCGCTTCGGCCTTGATGGCGGCGAATCGATGATCCCGGCGCTCGAAGCCGTGATCAAGTACGGCGGCCAGCTCGGCGTCAAGGAAATCGTCTACGGCATGGCCCACCGCGGCCGCCTGAACGTCCTCGCCAACGTCATGGCCAAGCCCTACAAGGTCATCTTCCACGAATTCTCGGGCGGCACCGCCAACCCCGAGGACGTGGGCGGCTCGGGCGACGTGAAGTACCACCTGGGTACCTCGGCCGACCGTGACTTCGACGGCATCAAGGTTCACATGAGCCTCATGCCCAACCCCTCGCACCTCGAGACCGTGAACCCGGTCGTCCTGGGCAAGGTGCGCAGCTACCAGGTCAGCCACGACGACATCGGCGACGATGTGGGTCCGGGCGCCAAGCACAAGACCGTCCTTCCCGTGCTTATCCACGGCGACGCCGCCTTTGCCGGCCAGGGCGTCGTGTGGGAGTGCTTCGGCCTCTCGGGCGTCAAGGGCTACAACACCGGTGGCTGCATCCACTTCGTCATCAACAACCAGATCGGCTTCACGACGAGCCCCGCCTTCGCGCGCAACTCGCCGTACCCCTCGGATGTCGCCAAGGGCGTCCAGGCCCCGATCCTGCACGTCAACGGCGATGATCCGGCGGCCGTGACCTTCGCCTGCAAGCTGGCGATCGACTACCGCCAGACCTTCGGCCGCGACATCGTGATCGACATGTGGTGCTACCGCCGCTTCGGCCACAACGAAGGCGACGAGCCCGGCTTCACGCAGCCCCTGATGTACGCCCAGATCAAGAAGCACCCCGGTGTGGCCAAGATCTACTCGGACCGCCTGAAGGCCGAAGGCGTCATCGACGATGCCTTCCTCGCCGAGACCGAAGCTGCGTTCAACGCGCATCTCGAGGACGAGTTCGAAGCGGCCAAGACCTACAAGTCGAACCACGCCGACTGGTTCTCGGGCCGCTGGTCGGGCTTCCACAAGCCTGCCGATGCGGAAACCGCGCGCCGCAACGTGCAGACCGGCATCGACACCAAGCTGTTCGACAGCCTGGGCCGTACGCTGACCACCGTTCCTGAGGACCTCACCGTCCACAAGACGCTGAGCCGCGTGCTCAAGGCCAAGGAAGAGATGTTCGCAGCTGGCGAAGGTTTCGACTGGGCCACCGCCGAGGCGCTCGCCTTCGGCAGCCTCGTGACCGAGGGGTACGGCGTGCGCCTGTCCGGCCAGGACTGCGAACGCGGCACCTTCTCGCAGCGCCACGCCGTCTGGGTCGACCAGAAGGACGAGCGCAAGTACACCCCGATCAAGACGCTGCCCCACGGCACCTTCGAGGTCCTGAACTCGACGCTTTCGGAATATGGCGTGCTCGGCTTCGAGTACGGCTACGCCAGCGCCGACCCCAAGACCCTGGTCCTGTGGGAAGCCCAGTTCGGTGACTTCGCCAACGGCGCGCAGATCATCATCGACCAGTACGTCGCCTCCTCGGAATCGAAGTGGCTGCGCGCGAACGGTCTCGTGATGCTGCTGCCCCACGGCTACGAAGGCCAGGGCCCCGAGCACTCCTCGGCCCGCCTCGAGCGTTACCTCCAGCTGTGCGCGAACGACAACATCCAGGTGTGCAACATCACCACCCCGGCCAACTACTTCCACGTGCTGCGCCGGCAGATGCACCGTCCGTTCCGCAAGCCGCTGATCATCATGACGCCCAAGTCGCTGCTGCGTCACGCCGCAGCCAAGTCGAAGGCCGAGGACTTCACCGGCGACGGCCACTTCTACCGTATCCTTTCCGACCCCAAGGCGCCGGAAGACAAGGCTACCAAGAAGGTCATCCTGTGCTCGGGCAAGGTCTACTACGACCTCGTCGAAGCGCGCGATGAAAACGAGATCGACGACACCCAGATCATCCGCCTCGAGCAGCTCTACCCGTTCCCGGGCGAGCCGCTGGCCCTGCGCCTCTCGCGCATGACCAACCTCGAGGAAATCTGCTGGTGCCAGGAAGAGCCCAAGAACAACGGCGCCTGGTTCTTCGTCGAAAGCGAGATCGAGGCCGCTGCCAAGGAAGCCGGCGTCTCGAACCCGCGTCCGCGTTACGCTGGTCGCAACGCTTCGGCTTCGCCTGCAACGGGTCTTGCCAAGCGCCACGTGGCCGAGCAGTCGGCCCTGGTCGCCGACGCGCTCCACCTCTCCGTCCGTTCCGAACTCCGTCGCAAGCAGAAGGCTTGA
- the odhB gene encoding 2-oxoglutarate dehydrogenase complex dihydrolipoyllysine-residue succinyltransferase, with translation MSTEIKVPTLGESVTEATIGEWLKQPGEAVAADEPICSLETDKVAIDVMAPHDGVMGEQLAAEGDTVTVDALIATIESGSGGAAAPAPAPAASAPAPAPAASEGSTTDAAVLSPAVRRAVLEYGIDPATIKGTGKDGRITKDDVIAAAKNKPADAPASAGSVAAAPARQEERVKMTRLRQTIAKRLKSAQEDAALLTTFNDVDMSAVMESRNKYKDIFAKKHGIKLGFMSYFAKASVLALKDIPAVNAQIDGNEIVYHDYVDISIAVSAPNGLVVPVVKDCDKLSFAGIEKAIADYGKKAKEGTLTMEDMKGGTFTISNGGVFGGLMSTPIINPPQSAVLGLHRIEDRPVVRNGQIVIRPMMYIALSYDHRIIDGREAVTALKTIKEAIEDPTRLLIDL, from the coding sequence ATGTCCACCGAAATCAAGGTCCCCACTCTCGGCGAATCCGTCACCGAGGCCACCATTGGCGAATGGCTCAAGCAGCCCGGTGAAGCGGTTGCCGCCGACGAGCCCATCTGCAGCCTGGAAACCGACAAGGTCGCAATCGACGTCATGGCGCCGCACGACGGCGTCATGGGCGAGCAGCTTGCCGCCGAGGGTGACACCGTCACCGTCGACGCGCTGATCGCCACGATCGAGTCCGGCTCGGGCGGCGCGGCCGCTCCGGCCCCCGCACCGGCTGCTTCGGCCCCGGCTCCCGCACCGGCCGCCAGCGAAGGTTCGACGACCGATGCCGCCGTGCTCTCGCCGGCCGTGCGCCGCGCGGTGCTCGAATACGGCATCGATCCGGCCACCATCAAGGGCACCGGCAAGGACGGCCGCATCACCAAGGACGATGTGATCGCCGCCGCCAAGAACAAGCCCGCCGACGCGCCCGCTTCGGCCGGTTCGGTCGCCGCGGCTCCGGCTCGCCAGGAAGAGCGCGTGAAGATGACGCGCCTTCGCCAGACGATCGCCAAGCGCCTCAAGAGCGCGCAGGAGGACGCAGCCCTCCTCACCACCTTCAATGACGTCGACATGTCGGCCGTCATGGAATCGCGCAACAAGTACAAGGACATCTTCGCCAAGAAGCACGGCATCAAGCTCGGCTTCATGTCCTACTTCGCGAAGGCTTCGGTGCTCGCGCTCAAGGACATCCCGGCGGTCAACGCGCAGATCGACGGCAACGAGATCGTCTACCACGACTACGTCGACATCTCGATCGCGGTCTCGGCCCCGAACGGCCTCGTCGTCCCCGTCGTGAAGGACTGCGACAAGCTGTCGTTCGCGGGCATCGAGAAGGCGATTGCCGACTACGGCAAGAAGGCCAAGGAAGGCACGCTGACCATGGAAGACATGAAGGGCGGTACCTTCACGATCTCCAACGGCGGCGTGTTCGGTGGCCTCATGTCGACCCCGATCATCAACCCGCCGCAGTCGGCGGTGCTCGGCCTTCACCGCATCGAGGACCGTCCGGTCGTGCGCAACGGCCAGATCGTGATCCGCCCGATGATGTACATCGCGCTGTCCTACGACCACCGCATCATTGACGGTCGCGAGGCGGTTACCGCGCTCAAGACCATCAAGGAAGCGATCGAGGACCCCACGCGCCTCCTCATCGACCTCTGA
- a CDS encoding cell wall hydrolase translates to MSRVPALPDLRDGRPADFQGRFARKRRARRFTTRTAAPRRAYTRRIGTVLSLAALTAFAMPGTWERFRIANAATQHHTPDPMPFEQAGASFPGSAFYYLEADKAVQGDGLAGTIVGHAIGQNPTAQPLHVLDLPFTSSPTDRSRALQCLTSAIYYEAASEPDAGQRAVAQVVLNRLAHPSYPDTVCGVVYEGSELATGCQFSFTCDGSLSRRPATYFWNRAETVARGALSGDVYAPAGLATHYHTLQVAPYWASSLQPLTTIGAHRFYSFKGAAGRAATFRYFYTGMEPASERRRTAADALTPTTETQSDPTVIQQAYEDLARALIPPPAVGTSGSAPLSATAFPSEPAADGLPAGARVRPEYRNSGRWIEHDRSTPRPPEAP, encoded by the coding sequence ATGTCGCGCGTGCCTGCCCTGCCCGATTTACGCGATGGCCGCCCTGCCGACTTCCAGGGGCGCTTTGCCCGCAAGCGCCGGGCCCGCCGGTTCACCACCCGCACCGCCGCACCGCGCCGCGCCTATACCAGGCGGATCGGAACCGTACTCTCGTTGGCCGCCCTGACCGCCTTTGCCATGCCCGGCACCTGGGAGCGCTTCCGCATCGCCAACGCCGCCACCCAGCACCACACGCCCGATCCGATGCCGTTCGAGCAGGCGGGGGCCAGCTTCCCGGGCTCGGCGTTCTACTATCTCGAAGCGGACAAGGCCGTCCAGGGTGATGGCCTGGCGGGCACGATTGTCGGGCACGCCATCGGCCAGAACCCTACGGCACAGCCCCTCCACGTCCTCGACCTGCCCTTCACCAGTTCGCCGACCGACCGCTCCCGCGCGCTGCAATGCCTGACCAGCGCGATCTACTACGAAGCCGCGAGCGAGCCCGACGCCGGACAGCGCGCCGTCGCCCAGGTCGTCCTCAACCGCCTCGCGCACCCCAGTTATCCCGACACCGTGTGCGGCGTTGTCTACGAAGGCTCCGAGCTCGCCACGGGCTGCCAGTTCTCCTTCACCTGCGATGGCTCCCTGTCCCGTCGTCCGGCGACCTACTTCTGGAACCGCGCCGAAACGGTGGCGAGGGGCGCGCTGTCGGGCGATGTCTATGCCCCCGCCGGTCTCGCGACCCATTACCATACGCTTCAAGTGGCGCCGTACTGGGCCTCCAGCCTCCAGCCCCTGACGACCATTGGCGCCCACCGGTTCTACAGCTTCAAGGGCGCCGCCGGCCGTGCGGCCACGTTCCGCTACTTCTATACGGGTATGGAACCGGCAAGCGAACGCCGCAGAACCGCGGCCGATGCCCTGACGCCCACCACCGAAACCCAAAGCGATCCGACCGTGATCCAGCAAGCCTACGAGGACCTCGCGAGGGCGCTCATCCCGCCACCTGCGGTCGGCACATCGGGGAGCGCCCCCCTGTCCGCGACGGCTTTCCCGTCTGAGCCGGCGGCCGATGGACTTCCCGCAGGCGCCCGCGTGCGCCCCGAATATCGCAACTCGGGGCGCTGGATCGAACACGACCGCAGCACTCCGAGGCCTCCCGAGGCGCCGTAA
- a CDS encoding TorF family putative porin, translating to MVRTFSAAVLAASLFSLTTFAAPGQAHAQAMRTASAALEARTDMRSRGISDSEGELALQVDGSLPITSHIVVDANATTLRGARRHGGSELGIEIAPKYVTSSNGWDFSAGARGHVFIDAGELDYVEIEGSVSRTLGPAWLTLGASYAPSQDAIGGDNLYLSADIGAGIPGSPLALYAGIGQTIGSTNDAERAVRLRPDGDYTNWYLAVERSRLNFAIGMELSGTSINQDAARDTRYWDRHTGTRLAGYMRVSF from the coding sequence ATGGTGCGTACATTTTCTGCCGCAGTTCTCGCGGCTTCGCTTTTCTCCCTGACCACTTTCGCCGCTCCCGGCCAGGCCCATGCGCAAGCAATGCGCACGGCCAGCGCGGCGCTCGAGGCGCGCACCGACATGCGCAGCCGTGGCATCAGCGACAGCGAGGGCGAACTCGCCCTCCAGGTCGACGGTTCGCTCCCCATCACCTCGCACATCGTGGTTGACGCCAACGCCACCACGCTGCGCGGCGCGCGCCGTCACGGCGGAAGTGAGCTGGGCATCGAGATCGCCCCCAAGTACGTCACCTCCAGCAATGGCTGGGATTTCTCGGCCGGTGCGCGCGGGCACGTCTTCATCGATGCGGGCGAGCTTGACTACGTCGAGATCGAAGGCTCGGTCTCGCGCACGCTGGGCCCCGCCTGGCTGACGCTCGGCGCCAGCTACGCCCCCTCGCAGGACGCCATCGGCGGCGACAACCTTTACCTGTCCGCCGACATCGGCGCGGGCATTCCGGGCAGCCCCCTCGCCCTCTACGCCGGGATCGGCCAGACCATCGGATCCACCAACGATGCCGAGCGCGCCGTACGCCTGCGCCCCGATGGCGACTACACCAACTGGTATCTCGCGGTGGAACGCTCGCGCCTCAACTTCGCGATCGGCATGGAACTGAGCGGAACCAGCATCAATCAGGACGCCGCGCGCGACACGCGCTACTGGGATCGGCACACCGGCACGCGTCTCGCGGGCTACATGCGCGTCTCCTTCTGA